The region AGCCGGATCGTCCTCGGCCGTCAGGGTGTTGAAGGTGCTGTCCCACAATTCGATGATGTTGCTCAACACCGCCACGTACAAACCAAGCTTATTGGTGAAGTAGTAATGCAGGTTCGCTTTGGGCAGCCCGGCATTCTGGGCGATGGTGTTCATGCTGGTGCCTTTGAACCCGTGGCGGGCGAATTCATCTTCGGCGGCTTTGAGGATCGTCTCTTCGTTCTTTTGACGAATGCGGCTGGCAGGTTTGCCGCCGTGGGCGGGGACTTCAAAGGTCATAGGCACTTCCAAAATGGTCTGTGGATGCAACCAGTGCGTTGATAGCGCACCCACAGGTTTCAGACAAGTCCTGAGACAATAAAACCCTTATAGCTGCTCGATCGGGTCGCTTTTTAGCGGGGGATTGGCGTCAAGCATTTGGGTTTTCGATTCAGGCAGCAACAGGCACATCAGGATCGCCGTGATACCGCCACTGGTGATCGCCGAGTCGAACAGGTTTTGCACCAGTTTCGGCAGCAGGTGCAAAAGGCTCGGTTGTGCCGCAATCCCCAGGCCAACGCCGAACGAGGTGGCGATGATCAACATGCTGCGCCGATCCAGCGGTGCCTGGGCGAGGATGCGCACACCGGCCGCCGCGACACTGCCAAACATCACCAGGGTTGCGCCGCCGAGCACTGGTTTGGGGATCTGCTGCAACACCGCGCCAATCAGCGGAAACAGCCCTAGGCAAAACAGCACTGCGCCGATGTATAAGCCGACGTAACGGCTGGCGACGCCGGTTAACTGGATTACGCCGTTGTTCTGCGCAAACGTGGTGTTGGGGAACGCGCTAAAGGTTGCGGCGATCAGGCAACTGAAGCCGTCACCGAGGACGCCGCCCTTGAGTCGGCTTATATAAGAAGGCCCCGTGATCGGTTGACGAGCGAGCATGCAATTGGCCGTGAGGTCGCCCACGGTTTCGAGGGTGCTGATCAGATAAATCAGGGCCACGGGCAGGAACGCCGTCCAGTCGAAGCTGAAACCGAACCTGAACGGAATCGGCAGACTGACAAAAGGTAAGTCAGGCAAAGGTTGCGGGACCAGTTTTCCACTGAACCATGCAGCGAGGCTGCCCAGCAGTAAGCCGATGATGATGGCTGAAAGGCGAATCCACGGGGTGTTCGAGCGATTGAGCAGGACAATCGTCAACAGTACGAACAGCCCCAACGCCAGATTACCCGGTGCGCCGAAGTCTGCCGCGTTGAAACCGCCGCCCACGTCAGTGATGCCGACCTTGATCAGGCTGATGCCGATCAGCGTGATGACAATCCCGGTCACCAGCGGCGTGATCACTCGGCGCAACTGACCGATGAAGCGGCTCAGCACTATTTGCACCACCGCGCCGAAAAAGCACACGCCGAAGATCATCGCCAGGATGTCCTCAGGACTGCCGCCCCGTTGCTTGACCATAAAACCGGCGGACAACACGGCACCCAAAAAGGCAAAACTGGTGCCTTGCAGGCAGATCATCCCGGCGCCAATGCCAAAAGGCCTGCGGGCCTGAATGAACGTGCCTACGCCGGAGACCATCAGAGCCATGCTGATCAAGTACGGCAGGTGCGCGGACAAACCGAGGGCCGAGCCGATGACCAGTGGCGGGGTGATGATGCCAACGAAACTGGCAAGTACGTGTTGCAGCGCGGCGAGGATTGCGGCGAGCGGTTTTGGGCGATCGTTGAGGCCGTAGATCAAATCGCTTTGGGTCGAGGATTCTGGCTGCATGGACGTAGGAACTCAGTGCTGACGGATCAAGGTGCTGATACGTTGCAAAAAGCTGTCCAACTGCTCAGCTTATTGATCGTTTTTCACTGTTTCGCCCAGTCTGGGCGGGCGTTAGGGTGTTTAACGAGTGGCCGCCAAGCTCTCCAGAAAACTTTCCAGCACCAAATGTGGGCGGCGCCCTTTGCGCGTGACCGATGCGAGGCTCAGGTCATAAAAACGCACTGTAGGCTTAAGTACGCGTAATCGACCTTGTTGCACCCAGAGGTTGGCGTAGTGGTCCGGCAGGTAACCGATGTAGCGCCCCGTCAGAATCAGGAAGGCCATGCCTTCACGATCCGATGCACTCGCGGTGCAGTTGAGTGCCTGATAGTGAGCCTGAATATCGGCAGGCAGGCGGAAGGTCGGCGCGATGGCGTCCTGGCTGTTGAGGCGGTCATCGTCCAATTGTTTGTCATCGGCGTAAAACAGTGGATGGCCTACCGCGCAGTACAACAGCGAGCGTTCGCTATAGAGCGGTTGATACTCCAAGCCTGACAAGGCGCTGGCCTGTGGCACAACACCAACATGCAAGCGGCCGTCGAGCACGCCTTGTTCAACTTCATTGGGGGCGATCATGCGGATCTGAATCTGCACGTCCGGCCCGCGTTCCTTCAGTTGCGCCAACGCGTGGGTGATGCGCATGTGGGGCAGGGTGACCAGGTTATCGGTCAGGCCAATGGTCAACTCGCCGCGCAGGTGTTGGTGCAGGCCGTTGACCTCGGTGCGGAAACTTTCCAGCGCACTTAATAGCTGTAATGCCGATTGATAGACCTCGCGGCCTTCTTCAGTCAGGGAAAAACCGGCGCGACCTCGTTGGCACAGGCGCAGGCCAAGCCGCTGCTCCAGATCACCCATCTGTTGGCTGATCGCTGAACGACCGATGCCCAGCACCGATTCCGCCGCAGAAAAGCCACCGCACTCCACCACGCTGCGAAAAATACGCAGCAGGCGAATATCAAAGTCGCTGACCTGTGCCAGCGGATCGGGGCGACGCGTGCTCATGCTGTATGACTCAAAGTTTAGTAGTGGGCTGACTGAACATTAGAAAAGTTGCATTTCAACGACTTTATCTCCGTGGCAATTTAGCTGCAAGAACGCTTTTGATCTCTACGCCGCTCATTGCCTGCGAGGTTTTGCTCATGAACATGCCCGAAAACGCCCGGTCTCCCTTGGCCAGCCAGCTCAAACTCGATGCGCACTGGATGCCCTACACCGCGAATCGAAATTTCCAGCGTGATCCGCGACTGATCGTTGCCGCCGAGGGCAGTTGGCTGACCGACGACAAGGGTCGCAAGATCTATGATTCGCTGTCGGGTCTTTGGACCTGCGGCGCCGGGCATACACGCAAGGAAATTCAAGAGGCGGTGGCCAAGCAGTTGGGTACGCTCGATTACTCGCCGGGCTTTCAATACGGTCACCCGCTGTCGTTCCAGTTGGCTGAAAAGATCACCGACCTGACTCCCGGCAATTTGAATCACGTGTTCTTCACTGACTCAGGTTCTGAATGCGCCGACACGGCGGTAAAAATGGTGCGGGCCTACTGGCGCCTGAAAGGTCAGGCGACCAAGACCAAAATGATTGGCCGTGCCCGTGGGTATCACGGTGTGAACATTGCCGGCACCAGCCTTGGCGGTGTGAACGGCAACCGTAAACTGTTCGGCCAAGGCCTGATGGACGTCGATCACCTGCCGCACACTCTGCTGGCGAGCAATGCCTTTTCCCGTGGCATGCCGAAAGAGGGGGGCATTGCGTTGGCGGATGAGTTGCTCAAACTGATCGAATTGCACGACGCGTCGAATATTGCCGCGGTGTTCGTCGAGCCAATGGCCGGTTCCGCTGGTGTTCTGGTTCCGCCTGAGGGCTACCTCAAACGCCTGCGTGAGATCTGCGATCTGCACAATATCCTGCTGGTGTTCGACGAGGTGATCACCGGTTTTGGCCGCACTGGTTCGATGTTCGGCGCCGACAGCTTTGGCGTGACCCCGGACCTGATGTGTATCGCCAAGCAAGTCACCAACGGCGCGATCCCGATGGGCGCGGTGATTGCCAGCTCCGAGATCTATCACACGTTTATGAATCAGGCGACGCCTGAGTACGCTGTGGAATTCCCTCACGGCTACACCTATTCGGCTCACCCGGTGGCATGCGCCGCTGGCCTGGCAGCTCTCGATTTGCTGCAAAAGGAAAACCTGGTGCAGAGCGTGGCCGAGGTTGCGCCGCATTTCGAAAATGCGTTGCACGGTCTGAAGGGCAGCAAGAACGTCATCGACATTCGTAACTACGGCCTGGCGGGTGCAATCCAGATTACCCCGCGTGACGGCGACGCGATTGTGCGTCCGTTCGAAGCAGGGATGGCACTGTGGAAAGCCGGGTTCTACGTGCGTTTTGGCGGCGACACCCTGCAGTTTGGCCCAACCTTCAACAGCAAGCCGCAAGACCTTGATCGTCTGTTTGACGCGGTCGGTGAAGTGCTGAACAAAATCGACTGATTTCTTCCTCTATATAAGCACCAACACCCGGTGCCCCACGACGGGTGCTGGTGGATAACATTTTAGGAGTAGCGCATGAGCCTTATCCCGCATTTGATCAATGGCGAATGGGTGACCGAAGAAGGTCGCACCGCTGATGTGTTCAATCCCTCTACCGGTCAACCGATCCATAAAGTGCCGTTGGCCAGTCGCGAAACCATTCAGAAAGCGATTGATTCGGCCAAGGCTGCGTTCCCTGCCTGGCGTAACACGCCACCGGCCAAGCGCGCTCAGGTGATGTTCCGTTTCAAGCAACTGCTTGAGCAGAACGAAGCACGTATTGCGCAGTTGATCAGCGAAGAACATGGCAAGACTCTGGAAGACGCGGCGGGCGAACTCAAACGCGGGATCGAGAACGTTGAGTTCGCTTGTGCGGCGCCGGAAATCCTCAAGGGCGAGTACAGCCGTAACGTCGGTCCGAACATTGATGCCTGGTCAGACTTTCAGCCGTTGGGCGTGGTAGCGGGGATTACTCCGTTCAACTTCCCGGCGATGGTGCCGTTGTGGATGTACCCGTTGGCAATCGTCTGCGGCAACTGCTTCATCCTCAAACCGTCTGAGCGTGACCCAAGCTCTACACTGCTGATCGCCCAACTACTGATCGAAGCCGGCCTGCCTAAAGGTGTGTTGAGCGTGGTCCACGGCGATAAGGTCGCGGTGGATGCATTGATCGACGCGCCGGAAGTCAAAGCGCTGAGCTTCGTTGGTTCGACGCCAATTGCCGAGTACATCTACGCCGAAGGCACCAAGCGTGGCAAACGCGTTCAGGCATTGGGCGGGGCGAAGAATCACGCGGTGCTCATGCCTGATGCAGATCTGGATAATGCTGTCAGTGCCCTGATGGGCGCGGCTTATGGTTCTTGTGGTGAGCGTTGCATGGCGATCTCGGTGGCCGTGTGCGTCGGTGACCAGGTTGCGGATGCGTTGGTGGCCAAGTTAGTGCCACAGATCAAGGCGCTGAAAATTGGTGCGGGCACCTCCTGTGGGCTGGACATGGGACCGCTGGTTTCCGGTCAGGCTCGCGACAAAGTCAGTGGCTATATAGAAGACGGCGTTGCATCCGGTGCTTCTTTGGTGGTCGACGGTCGCGGGTTGAGTGTGACCGGTCATGAGGAAGGGTTCTTCCTGGGCGGCTGTCTGTTCGACAACGTTACGCCGCAGATGCGCATCTATAAAGAAGAGATCTTCGGTCCTGTGCTGTGTGTCGTCCGGGTCAACAGTCTGGAAGAGGCTATGCAACTGATCAATGATCACGAGTATGGCAACGGCACCTGCATCTTTACCCGCGATGGGGAAGCTGCACGGTTGTTCTGCGATGAGATTGAAGTCGGCATGGTCGGCGTGAATGTGCCGTTGCCGGTGCCAGTGGCTTATCACAGCTTTGGTGGTTGGAAGCGTTCGTTGTTTGGCGATTTGCATGCCTATGGTCCGGATGGCGTGCGTTTCTACACCCGTCGCAAGGCTATTACCCAGCGCTGGCCGCAACGTGCGAGCCATGAGGCTTCGCAATTCGCTTTCCCTAGCCTGTGATTTCTTAGTGAAAGGGCCGACTCGTTAGAGTCGGCCCTACTGTTTTGGGCTGTTTCTGACTTATATGACAGAAATATGAAAATAGCGGTTGACGGCAGATTCTGGAAGTCTATAATTCGCCCCACTTCCGGCGCAGCCGAAACGGAAAACTCCTTGGTAAACAAAGAGTTATGTAGGTTTCGACAGCGAGCTGCTTCAGATCATCGAAGCCCAGAAGGAGTTGATAAGGCAGTGTGTTTTAGCCTTATAAACGATTCGATCTTCTCGATCGAAAGCGGAGAAAAAGAGGTGTTGACAGCAGCGAGTAACGCTGTAGAATTCGCCTCCCGCTAACGAGAGATCGAAAGCGCAAGTGGTTGAAGTTGCAGAGGAAACTTTGAAACTTCTTAAAATAACCGCTTGACAGTAACAGGGGCTGCTGTAGAATGCGCGCCTCGGTTGAGACGAAAGATCTTAACCACCCGCTCTTTAACAACTGAATCAAGCAATTCGTGTGGGTGCTTGTGGAGTCAGACTGATAGTCAACAAGATTATCAGCATCACAAGTTACTCCGCGAGAAATCAAAGATGTAACCAACGATTGCTGAGCCAAGTTTAGGGTTTCTTAAAAACCCAAAGATGTTTGAACTGAAGAGTTTGATCATGGCTCAGATTGAACGCTGGCGGCAGGCCTAACACATGCAAGTCGAGCGGCAGCACGGGTACTTGTACCTGGTGGCGAGCGGCGGACGGGTGAGTAATGCCTAGGAATCTGCCTGGTAGTGGGGGATAACGCTCGGAAACGGACGCTAATACCGCATACGTCCTACGGGAGAAAGCAGGGGACCTTCGGGCCTTGCGCTATCAGATGAGCCTAGGTCGGATTAGCTAGTTGGTGAGGTAACGGCTCACCAAGGCGACGATCCGTAACTGGTCTGAGAGGATGATCAGTCACACTGGAACTGAGACACGGTCCAGACTCCTACGGGAGGCAGCAGTGGGGAATATTGGACAATGGGCGAAAGCCTGATCCAGCCATGCCGCGTGTGTGAAGAAGGTCTTCGGATTGTAAAGCACTTTAAGTTGGGAGGAAGGGCATTAACCTAATACGTTAGTGTTTTGACGTTACCGACAGAATAAGCACCGGCTAACTCTGTGCCAGCAGCCGCGGTAATACAGAGGGTGCAAGCGTTAATCGGAATTACTGGGCGTAAAGCGCGCGTAGGTGGTTCGTTAAGTTGGATGTGAAATCCCCGGGCTCAACCTGGGAACTGCATTCAAAACTGTCGAGCTAGAGTATGGTAGAGGGTGGTGGAATTTCCTGTGTAGCGGTGAAATGCGTAGATATAGGAAGGAACACCAGTGGCGAAGGCGACCACCTGGACTAATACTGACACTGAGGTGCGAAAGCGTGGGGAGCAAACAGGATTAGATACCCTGGTAGTCCACGCCGTAAACGATGTCAACTAGCCGTTGGGAGCCTTGAGCTCTTAGTGGCGCAGCTAACGCATTAAGTTGACCGCCTGGGGAGTACGGCCGCAAGGTTAAAACTCAAATGAATTGACGGGGGCCCGCACAAGCGGTGGAGCATGTGGTTTAATTCGAAGCAACGCGAAGAACCTTACCAGGCCTTGACATCCAATGAACTTTCTAGAGATAGATTGGTGCCTTCGGGAACATTGAGACAGGTGCTGCATGGCTGTCGTCAGCTCGTGTCGTGAGATGTTGGGTTAAGTCCCGTAACGAGCGCAACCCTTGTCCTTAGTTACCAGCACGTAATGGTGGGCACTCTAAGGAGACTGCCGGTGACAAACCGGAGGAAGGTGGGGATGACGTCAAGTCATCATGGCCCTTACGGCCTGGGCTACACACGTGCTACAATGGTCGGTACAGAGGGTTGCCAAGCCGCGAGGTGGAGCTAATCCCAGAAAACCGATCGTAGTCCGGATCGCAGTCTGCAACTCGACTGCGTGAAGTCGGAATCGCTAGTAATCGCGAATCAGAATGTCGCGGTGAATACGTTCCCGGGCCTTGTACACACCGCCCGTCACACCATGGGAGTGGGTTGCACCAGAAGTAGCTAGTCTAACCTTCGGGAGGACGGTTACCACGGTGTGATTCATGACTGGGGTGAAGTCGTAACAAGGTAGCCGTAGGGGAACCTGCGGCTGGATCACCTCCTTAATCGACGACATCAGCTGCTCCATAAGTTCCCACACGAATTGCTTGATTCATTGAAGAAGACGATTTAGAAGCAGCCCGAAATTGGGTCTGTAGCTCAGTTGGTTAGAGCGCACCCCTGATAAGGGTGAGGTCGGCAGTTCGAATCTGCCCAGACCCACCAATTTTGTGTGGGAAACGCCTGTAGAGATACGGGGCCATAGCTCAGCTGGGAGAGCGCCTGCCTTGCACGCAGGAGGTCAACGGTTCGATCCCGTTTGGCTCCACCACTTACTGCTTCTGTATTGTAAAGCTTAGAAATGAGCATTCCATTGTTAAGATGGTGAATGTTGATTTCTAGTCTTTGATTAGATCGTTCTTTAAAAATTTGGGTATGTGATAGAAAGATAGACTGGACGTTACTTTCACTGGTAACGGATCAGGCTAAGGTAAAATTTGTGAGTTAAATTGCGAATTTTCGGCGAATGTCGTCTTCACAGTATAACCAGATTGCTTGGGGTTATATGGTCAAGTGAAGAAGCGCATACGGTGGATGCCTTGGCAGTCAGAGGCGATGAAAGACGTGGTAGCCTGCGAAAAGCTTCGGGGAGTCGGCAAACAGACTTTGATCCGGAGATGTCTGAATGGGGGAACCCAGCCATCATAAGATGGTTATCTTAAGCTGAATACATAGGCTTAAGAGGCGAACCAGGGGAACTGAAACATCTAAGTACCCTGAGGAAAAGAAATCAACCGAGATTCCCTTAGTAGTGGCGAGCGAACGGGGACTAGCCCTTAAGTGGCTTTGAGATTAGCGGAACGTTCTGGAAAGTACGGCCATAGTGGGTGATAGCCCTGTACGCGAAAATCTCTTAGTCATGAAATCGAGTAGGACGGAGCACGAGAAACTTTGTCTGAATATGGGGGGACCATCCTCCAAGGCTAAATACTACTGACTGACCGATAGTGAACTAGTACCGTGAGGGAAAGGCGAAAAGAACCCCGGAGAGGGGAGTGAAATAGATCCTGAAACCGTATGCGTACAAGCAGTGGGAGCCCACTTTGTTGGGTGACTGCGTACCTTTTGTATAATGGGTCAGCGACTTATTTTCAGTGGCGAGCTTAACCGAATAGGGGAGGCGTAGCGAAAGCGAGTCTTAATAGGGCGTCTAGTCGCTGGGAATAGACCCGAAACCGGGCGATCTATCCATGGGCAGGTTGAAGGTTGGGTAACACTAACTGGAGGACCGAACCGACTACCGTTGAAAAGTTAGCGGATGACCTGTGGATCGGAGTGAAAGGCTAATCAAGCTCGGAGATAGCTGGTTCTCCTCGAAAGCTATTTAGGTAGCGCCTCATGTATCACTGTAGGGGGTAGAGCACTGTTTCGGCTAGGGGGTCATCCCGACTTACCAAACCGATGCAAACTCCGAATACCTACAAGTGCCGAGCATGGGAGACACACGGCGGGTGCTAACGTCCGTCGTGAAAAGGGAAACAACCCAGACCGTCAGCTAAGGTCCCAAAGTTATGGTTAAGTGGGAAACGATGTGGGAAGGCTTAGACAGCTAGGAGGTTGGCTTAGAAGCAGCCACCCTTTAAAGAAAGCGTAATAGCTCACTAGTCGAGTCGGCCTGCGCGGAAGATGTAACGGGGCTCAAACCATACACCGAAGCTACGGGTATCACTTAGGTGATGCGGTAGAGGAGCGTTCTGTAAGCCTGTGAAGGTGAGTTGAGAAGCTTGCTGGAGGTATCAGAAGTGCGAATGCTGACATGAGTAACGACAATGGGTGTGAAAAACACCCACGCCGAAAGACCAAGGTTTCCTGCGCAACGTTAATCGACGCAGGGTTAGTCGGTCCCTAAGGCGAGGCTGAAAAGCGTAGTCGATGGAAAACAGGTTAATATTCCTGTACTTCTGGTTATTGCGATGGAGGGACGGAGAAGGCTAGGCCAGCTTGGCGTTGGTTGTCCAAGTTTAAGGTGGTAGGCTGGAATCTTAGGTAAATCCGGGATTCTAAGGCCGAGAGCTGATGACGAGTTGTCTTTTAGACGACGAAGTGGTTGATGCCATGCTTCCAAGAAAAGCTTCTAAGCTTCAGGTAACCAGGAACCGTACCCCAAACCGACACAGGTGGTTGGGTAGAGAATACCAAGGCGCTTGAGAGAACTCGGGTGAAGGAACTAGGCAAAATGGCACCGTAACTTCGGGAGAAGGTGCGCCGGTGAGGGTGAAGCATTTACTGCGTAAGCCCATGCCGGTCGAAGATACCAGGCCGCTGCGACTGTTTATTAAAAACACAGCACTCTGCAAACACGAAAGTGGACGTATAGGGTGTGACGCCTGCCCGGTGCCGGAAGGTTAATTGATGGGGTTAGCTAACGCGAAGCTCTTGATCGAAGCCCCGGTAAACGGCGGCCGTAACTATAACGGTCCTAAGGTAGCGAAATTCCTTGTCGGGTAAGTTCCGACCTGCACGAATGGCGTAACGATGGCGGCGCTGTCTCCACCCGAGACTCAGTGAAATTGAAATCGCTGTGAAGATGCAGTGTATCCGCGGCTAGACGGAAAGACCCCGTGAACCTTTACTATAGCTTTGCACTGGACTTTGAATTTGCTTGTGTAGGATAGGTGGGAGGCTTTGAAGCGTGGACGCCAGTTCGCGTGGAGCCAACCTTGAAATACCACCCTGGCAACTTTGAGGTTCTAACTCAGGTCCGTTATCCGGATCGAGGACAGTGTATGGTGGGTAGTTTGACTGGGGCGGTCTCCTCCTAAAGAGTAACGGAGGAGTACGAAGGTGCGCTCAGACCGGTCGGAAATCGGTCGTAGAGTATAAAGGCAAAAGCGCGCTTGACTGCGAGACAGACACGTCGAGCAGGTACGAAAGTAGGTCTTAGTGATCCGGTGGTTCTGTATGGAAGGGCCATCGCTCAACGGATAAAAGGTACTCCGGGGATAACAGGCTGATACCGCCCAAGAGTTCATATCGACGGCGGTGTTTGGCACCTCGATGTCGGCTCATCACATCCTGGGGCTGAAGCCGGTCCCAAGGGTATGGCTGTTCGCCATTTAAAGTGGTACGCGAGCTGGGTTTAGAACGTCGTGAGACAGTTCGGTCCCTATCTGCCGTGGACGTTTGAGATTTGAGAGGGGCTGCTCCTAGTACGAGAGGACCGGAGTGGACGAACCTCTGGTGTTCCGGTTGTCACGCCAGTGGCATTGCCGGGTAGCTATGTTCGGAATAGATAACCGCTGAAAGCATCTAAGCGGGAAACTAGCCTCAAGATGAGATCTCACTGGGACCTTGAGTCCCCTGAAGGGCCGTCGAAGACTACGACGTTGATAGGTTGGGTGTGTAAGCGCTGTGAGGCGTTGAGCTAACCAATACTAATTGCCCGTGAGGCTTGACCATATAACACCCAAGCAATTTGCAGGCTTTGAGCCCAAGGGCGAAAGAGCACCAGATTGCGGTGTGTGAAGACGACACAAGTCGAAAGTTTGCGATCAAACACACAAATCTATTACATACCCATTCGCTGGCGTGTTACCCGTAAGGGCTGACGCACTGGCTACCGAATTTCTTGACGACCATAGAGCATTGGAACCACCTGATCCCATCCCGAACTCAGTAGTGAAACGATGCATCGCCGATGGTAGTGTGGGGTTTCCCCATGTGAGAGTAGGTCATCGTCAAGATTAAATTCCGAAACCCCTATCTGCTTATGCAGGTAGGGGTTTTGTTTTTGCGTCCAGGAAAGTTCTTACAGCACTAACAGGCAGCGTCCGGCTGTCACGGTCTCGCGACAGTGCTAAGGTTCGGCCCTAGCTTTTGTCTTTTTCCAAGGAAGCCTTTATGCCGGACGCCATGTCCCTCAATGCTGGTTTTATGGTTGTTCAAAGTAACAGTCTGGATGAACTGCGCAGCCTGGTGATCAGCGTAATGCGGCGTTACCCTTTGGCGCCCTTGGAAAATGAAATTGCCTTGGTGCAGAGCAACGGCATTGCCCAGTGGCTGAAGCTTGCATTGGCTGAAGACGCTGAAGATGACGACATGGGTGGCTGTGGGATCGCAGCCGCTATCGATGTGCAATTACCGGGCAGCTTCATGTGGCAACTCTATCGAATGGTCCTGGGGCGGGATGAAATCCCAGTTAAATCCCTGTTGGATAAGGCGCCATTGACCTGGCGCCTTATGCGGCTGTTGCCGCAATTGATCGATCAGCCGCACTTCGAACCACTTCAACGCTTCCTGACCCACGACTCTGACTTGCGCAAACGCTATCAATTGTCTGAGCGTTTGGCCGATTTGTTCGACCAATACCAAGTTTATCGGGCCGACTGGCTTGAGGACTGGGCGCAAGGTCGTCATCAGTTAAAAAATGGCAGAGGCGAAGCGAAAGCGCTGGCGCTGGCCAACTGCTGGCAGGCGGAATTATGGCGTGCCTTGTTGCTCGATGTGGGTGAAAAGGGTATGGCTCAAAGCCGCGCGGGCGTCCATCAGCGGTTTATTGAACGCATTAATAATCTCGATGTGGCCCCTGGCGGCTTGCCCTCGAGGGTGATCGTTTTTGGGATTTCGTCGCTGCCCGCCCAGGCCCTTGAAGCACTCGCCGGACTGGCTCGATTCAGTCAGGTCCTGCTGTGCGTTCACAACCCATGCCGTCATCACTGGGCAGACATCGTCGCCGATAAAGATCTGTTAAGGCATCAATACAAGCGTCAAGTACGCAAGAGCAGCATGCCCGCGATGCTCGACCCGCAGACTCTCCATCAGCATGCTCATCCACTGCTGGCGGCATGGGGCAAACAGGGAAGGGACTATATCAATCTGCTCGACAGCTACGATGATCCCAGTAGTTATCGCGCTGCTTTTCGCGATGGACGCATCGACCTGTTCATCGACATTGCGCCACAGAACATGCTTAACCAATTACAGGACGATGTCCTTGAGTTACGGCCCCTTAGCGAGACCCGCGAACATTGGCCAATAGTCGATTTGAAGGGCGATAAATCGATCCGTTTTCACATTGCCCATAGTGCCCAGCGGGAAGTGGAAATTCTTCACGATCAATTGCTCGAGCGCTTTAGTGCTGACCCGGCGTTGAGGCCGCGGGATGTGATTGTGATGGTTCCGGATATCGACAGCTATGCTCCGCATATTCGTGCGGTATTTGCTCAGCTTGAGCGTAGCGATCCGCGTTTTATTCCTTTTACTCTCGCAGACCAAGGACAGCGCGGCCGTGATCCTCTGCTGATTGCTGTCGAACATTTGCTAAAACTGCCGGACAGTCGTTTCCCTGTCAGCGAAATTCTCGATCTGTTGGACGTCCCCGCACTACGTTTGCGCTTCGGCGTCGAAGAACGTGATCTGCCAACGCTGCATCGCTGGATCGAAGGCGCTGGCATCCGCTGGGGGATGAATGCCGAGCAGCGTGCCGCCCTTGGTTTACCCAATGAGCTGGAGCAGAACAGCTGGCGTTTTGGCCTGCGACGGATGTTGCTCGGCTACGCGGTTGGCAGTGCCAATGCCTGTGAAGGTATTGAGCCTTACGACGAGATCGGCGGGCTGGATGCTGCGCTTATAGGTCCGTTGGTCGCGCTGCTGGACTCACTCGAAATTGCTCACCAAGAACTCACACAACCGGCGCCCCCAAAACAATGGGGCTTGCGGTTGCAAGCACTGGTGCAGCTGTTTTTCCAAGCCAGCAACGAGCACGACGACTATCTGCTTGCTCAACTGGA is a window of Pseudomonas sp. DC1.2 DNA encoding:
- the recC gene encoding exodeoxyribonuclease V subunit gamma; amino-acid sequence: MPDAMSLNAGFMVVQSNSLDELRSLVISVMRRYPLAPLENEIALVQSNGIAQWLKLALAEDAEDDDMGGCGIAAAIDVQLPGSFMWQLYRMVLGRDEIPVKSLLDKAPLTWRLMRLLPQLIDQPHFEPLQRFLTHDSDLRKRYQLSERLADLFDQYQVYRADWLEDWAQGRHQLKNGRGEAKALALANCWQAELWRALLLDVGEKGMAQSRAGVHQRFIERINNLDVAPGGLPSRVIVFGISSLPAQALEALAGLARFSQVLLCVHNPCRHHWADIVADKDLLRHQYKRQVRKSSMPAMLDPQTLHQHAHPLLAAWGKQGRDYINLLDSYDDPSSYRAAFRDGRIDLFIDIAPQNMLNQLQDDVLELRPLSETREHWPIVDLKGDKSIRFHIAHSAQREVEILHDQLLERFSADPALRPRDVIVMVPDIDSYAPHIRAVFAQLERSDPRFIPFTLADQGQRGRDPLLIAVEHLLKLPDSRFPVSEILDLLDVPALRLRFGVEERDLPTLHRWIEGAGIRWGMNAEQRAALGLPNELEQNSWRFGLRRMLLGYAVGSANACEGIEPYDEIGGLDAALIGPLVALLDSLEIAHQELTQPAPPKQWGLRLQALVQLFFQASNEHDDYLLAQLEELRETWLDTCESVDLQEELPLTVVREAWLAGLDQGRLSQRFLAGAVNFCTLMPMRAIPFKLVCLLGMNDGDYPRAQPPLDFDLMGSDYRPGDRSRREDDRYLLLEALLSARHQLYISWVGRSIRDNSERPASVLIGQLRDHLASGWRLGNDDEDLLEAMTQEHPLQPFSARYFHEGNALFSYASEWQVLHQTRGQAPNTEILAAYIQDEPLSLGLLQDFLRNPVRHFFSQRLKVFFEAAEAPMADEEPFVLDALQRYSLSDSLLGAALSQLDHVEQALEAQAVRLQNSGLLPMAGFGECLQRELIEPLPDLLQRYQQLLALWPTPLNSALPVSLELHGMRLEGWLSGLHQRADNRLLSITTIPNSIGSIKSRKWHRLTRPWVNHLVACASGLPMTTALVASDDSLLLEPIEQGAAFQILGNVLLAWQAGMRQPLPIAVKTAFAWLGQTDPVKAQAAARKTYEGDGITTDGERRESPALARQFADYDSLIADETFNDWCDVLYKPLLEAPWHSLSSEAAHT